The DNA sequence CCTCACCGAGTGGCACTTCCAGGTCCTGGAGAAACTCGGCCACCGGGGGTTGCCCGTCTCCTACGTCAAGTACCTGGCGGACCGGTTGACGGGCCTCGACTTCGACCCCGGCCTGGTGGACACCCTCACCGCGGCGTGCTTCGGGGCGGCGCTCGTCGCGTCCGTCGTCGCCAACCGCCGATGGATCCGCGGCGGGTTCCGGGTCAA is a window from the Acidobacteriota bacterium genome containing:
- a CDS encoding DUF2784 domain-containing protein gives rise to the protein MWGYTILDFLFLAFHTALIVFNLFGWAWKPTRKANLVTLLLTGASWFLLGLWYGVGFCPLTEWHFQVLEKLGHRGLPVSYVKYLADRLTGLDFDPGLVDTLTAACFGAALVASVVANRRWIRGGFRVKTTNFTNSH